A genome region from Manihot esculenta cultivar AM560-2 chromosome 5, M.esculenta_v8, whole genome shotgun sequence includes the following:
- the LOC110614976 gene encoding 2-alkenal reductase (NADP(+)-dependent), with amino-acid sequence MEVSNSYVVIKAHIDGSPKESDFELKSESISLLLDSGSNDVIVKNLFVSIDPYQLNRMKSQSSSQMYCTLAAAINPGQAIDAYGVGKVLVSGNPEFQKDDLVVGFITWGEYSVMKPGGMLRKLDPMGFPLSHHLGILGLSGLTAYAGFFEVCKPKKGEKVFVSAASGSVGNLVGQYAKLFGCYVVGSTGSKEKVQLLKENLGFDDAFNYKEQTDLKATLKKYFPDGIDIYFDNVGAEMQEAAIANMNVFGRVAVCGVISEYTDRGRKAAPDMIDIIYRRIKIQGFLASDFLNVYSDFISTTCDYLQASKMHILEDISTGVEIIPSSLIGLFRGHNVGKKMVQLADCLIDAHI; translated from the exons ATGGAAGTGAGCAACAGCTACGTAGTAATCAAGGCTCATATAGATGGTTCACCAAAAGAGAGTGACTTTGAGCTCAAATCAGAGTCCATTTCCCTGTTGCTGGACTCAGGTTCAAATGACGTTATAGTGAAAAATCTCTTTGTATCCATAGATCCTTACCAGCTAAACCGCATGAAGAGTCAGAGCTCATCGCAAATGTACTGCACATTAGCAGCTGCGATTAATCCAGGCCAG GCTATTGATGCTTATGGAGTAGGAAAAGTTTTGGTTTCTGGGAATCCTGAATTCCAGAAAGATGACTTGGTTGTAGGGTTCATTACATGGGGGGAATATAGTGTCATGAAACCAGGGGGCATGCTAAGGAAATTGGATCCTATGGGATTTCCATTGTCACACCATCTTGGAATTCTAG GATTGAGCGGTCTGACAGCCTATGCTGGGTTTTTCGAAGTATGTAAACCCAAGAAGGGGGAGAAGGTGTTTGTGTCTGCTGCTTCTGGATCGGTTGGGAATTTGGTCGGACAGTATGCAAAGCTGTTCGGTTGCTATGTTGTTGGCTCCACCGGAAGCAAAGAAAAG GTACAACTCCTGAAAGAGAACCTTGGGTTTGATGATGCATTCAACTATAAAGAACAAACAGATTTGAAGGCAACTCTCAAGAA GTACTTCCCAGATGGGATTGATATATATTTTGACAATGTTGGGGCAGAAATGCAAGAGGCAGCAATAGCTAACATGAATGTGTTTGGCAGAGTAGCTGTTTGTGGGGTGATCTCTGAGTACACAGACCGTGGAAGAAAAGCTGCACCTGATATGATAGATATTATATATAGGAGGATCAAAATCCAAGGGTTTTTAGCTTCTGATTTCTTGAATGTTTATTCTGATTTCATTTCAACAACTTGTGATTATCTCCAGGCCAGCAAGATGCACATACTTGAAGATATCTCAACTGGTGTTGAAATCATTCCTTCTTCTTTAATTGGACTTTTTAGAGGTCATAATGTTGGGAAGAAGATGGTTCAATTAGCAGATTGTCTCATTGATGCTCATATTTGA